From one Lycium ferocissimum isolate CSIRO_LF1 chromosome 7, AGI_CSIRO_Lferr_CH_V1, whole genome shotgun sequence genomic stretch:
- the LOC132063128 gene encoding zinc finger A20 and AN1 domain-containing stress-associated protein 8-like codes for MEQNDTGCQAPQAPVLCVNNCGFFGTAATMNMCSKCYKDMMFKQEQANFAASSIENFVNGGSSSTSVKAVDVAVTVQEGPTKSLVIPTQVACAPPENEHVQKAKEGPNRCSTCKRRVGLTGFSCRCGDLFCSAHRYSDKHDCPYDYRKAAQDAIAKANPVVKAEKLDKI; via the coding sequence ATGGAGCAAAATGATACAGGCTGCCAAGCTCCTCAAGCTCCTGTCCTTTGTGTTAACAATTGTGGATTTTTTGGAACTGCAGCAACAATGAACATGTGCTCAAAGTGCTACAAGGACATGATGTTTAAGCAAGAACAAGCTAACTTTGCCGCTTCATCTATTGAAAACTTTGTGAATGGTGGAAGTTCAAGCACTAGTGTGAAAGCTGTTGATGTTGCTGTAACCGTGCAGGAAGGTCCCACAAAGTCCCTGGTTATACCCACGCAAGTTGCATGTGCACCACCAGAGAACGAACATGTTCAGAAGGCTAAGGAGGGGCCAAACAGGTGCAGCACCTGTAAGAGACGAGTTGGTTTGACCGGCTTCAGTTGCCGTTGTGGGGATCTTTTCTGCTCAGCTCATCGCTACTCTGACAAGCATGACTGTCCCTATGATTATCGCAAGGCTGCTCAAGATGCTATTGCGAAAGCCAATCCAGTTGTTAAGGCTGAAAAGCTCGACAAAATATGA